The DNA sequence CAATGAAGAATTGTGCCAAGGTGGGTCGCATAATTTCACACTTCACATTTCACATACATACAACACAAAATAATAAAGTGCAcacttcaaaattaaagcatccCACTCTCACTACTCACTCTCTTTTGTTTGCCagcttctttcctttccttttctctcCCCACACTCCCATGTTTATGATAactcattttgtaatttttagtgCATTTAGTAGCTGCTTTTCTAGTCAACTTGAATATTATTTACCAAGTAATGCCAAATTCGATCCTTCAAATTCTAAGAACTGGTTAAAATAGTTCGTGACTTTTAAAAAGAGTGAATTATTAATttggtttttatctattttttaaaataataatgcgactttttaagataaaaacgatctattttaattcatgtcttttatttttatgacATAATGTAGTCTTTGTGGGTATTTTTCTGTTAACTCTAAATGAAAAACGTTGGCATATTAGGTTTACAAATGGACATAGACTTAAttgtatttaaattcaaattggtTAGGAATTTATTTATCCTAATTCTTTAAacaacataaattatttttttcattatattaatattctttttcaataaattattgaatatataatataatatgtataaattaattaataaattatttaaatttaaaaatattatttattataaaattaaataaataattctcaagtataatttttaagtatataaataataaacattaaaatatggttaatatatattaataataataatttatgatatactattagtattatgatctagatATTTTTTAGAAtgaaataaaaactaatgaacacaTTGTTTGAgatatagtaaaatttttttgagtaataaaaatttatttattttttttttttaaattaaattaataattttatttgatatttttacacTAAAATACACTATAAATAGGTTATTAATAATatagattaattaaaattttatgtatattaaaatttaattaaattcacatatattttaatcaaaataatcaattaaaattttacgtatattttgaataaaatatatgtaacttaattgaattttaatatacataaaattttaattaatctacATCTTTTTTATATTGATAAATCTTTATCGATCTGTAACCTTAtgacaatatatattattaatagattaataatattattgatactttaagtttgttgagtttataaatagtctccataatatatatattatgttttattttatttagtattattagtCTACTCATAGTGTATTTCAGTGCAAAGATGTcaagtaaaattattaatttagtttaaagagataaaaaattaattttgttattattactcaaaattttttttactatatatcaaataatatgTTCATTAGTTTCTactttattgtgaaaattatttagatcataatactaataatatatcataaggttgttattaatgtattaactgtATTTTAacgtttattatttatatatttaaaaattatatctaaaaattatttgtttagtttcataataaataatattttaaatatgaataatttattaattagtttgtacttattatactatatatttaataatttatttaaaaaatattaatataataaataaaaaataatttaaaaaatatattatttaaagaataaaaagacaaataaacaTCTAACCAATTTGAATTTAGAGACAATAAAGCTCCTGTTCATTTCTAAACATGATACGCATCAATATTTTTCATTTAGAATTAACAAAAAACACTCATAAAAATCGCATTgtgttataaaaataaaaaatataaattaaagtagattgcttttattttgagaaatcatgttattattttaaaaatggataaaaatcaaattaataattcactcttttaaaaataattaaattggtaTCTTAATTTACAAAGTGTAAATATTGGTTCATTCATAATTCAACAGCCATTAACACAATGTTATTATAAAACATTACATTATAATGTGTCATCTCTAACATTAACATAATATAATGTGCCTAAAACTTTAATATATATAAGCAAATAAGtgttttaaattagttaattagatTTATTGTAGTATCAATaccaatataaaattaattaattaaaatgagtctacttaattaatttataatatttatatatttgatcATATTAAAATCTCAATAACATAACTTTATTATTGAAGATATCACTTCAGTATTATAACAAGACACTTATTcaaatgaaaatattaaaaatattattttataaaaatttttatataaaaaatgtgctttatttatttaattacacttttaaaaaataatatttttataatatattaaatcaaACCCtacaatttattatttaatgataaaaaaatacatattcatataaagacaattataaaatcttcATAATAATATCCACTATTTATAACTATCTATATCAACACTTTGTTAACAacattaaaattaaagataaatacaGACTCACGATTTATAAATTTAcagattaatttaattatttttaaaaatcaaaagttattttaataaaattttaaaaatcaagttgaGTATTACCtttttattcatgtaaattatTGAAAATCATACTTACTTTAATATGGTATGTTTAAAGATTTCccaatttaaagttttagtagtCACATTTTTGTAGTAAAGAATAAATACATGAAATTTATATTGTTCTACATAAATAATTTTACTTGATATATAAATCCCTAAACAGCAAACAAAAGcggaataatataaattttataattgtaATACTCACATCATTAAAGTTTAACAGTAGGTTTAGAATAAAACCATGATGCATTAGAAGTTTTGATGAAACTAATTACCgaaataaaattattagtattGATACGGATACaataatcaaattattttataagtcattatttataactttaacatataatatttataactatatatttattatatttaatattatataattattttaataaaacataaaaatacaaaataagttAAACGAtacttaaaatatatatacaaaatacaataattttaaattaatttaaattaattttttattgtctcttactttttttaaaatatcaattattatagtatatataaaattaaaaatatctgataattaaaaagattaacaaaaaaattcagaatttattttatttaatatatattatattaaataaaataaatttaaattttttttatctttctaataTTATCGATATAAAATAATTCATGCATAAGTGTGCACGAGAAAGCATACGAAAGACAAAGTATACGTCCAATAGTAAAGAGTAATGATAagagttttttaattttgatatggggTTGGCGTTGGCGTTTTTCAACgttatggaggtttggggtgttTGACGGAAATGTGACGGCGCAGCTAAAgaaatcggtggcaccgattgGGGGGAAGGAAATCGGTGGGACCGATTTCTGGGAACGGGAGGTGCTgaaatcggtggcaccgattgGTGACCCGTTGCCACATGTCGCGCATGCAGCTGGCTCCCGTGGTGGCCCGTGACCCTTATCTCTATTTCCCCTACCGTATACCCCTCTCTCTTTCACTCTCCAACACTCTCTCTTTCACTCTCAACTTTCCCTTTCTACTTCCTCTCAACCCCACTCCTTCACCATTGTTGGACCACCACAGATCagggaaagaataagaaaaaaatgccaaaaaaaaggaaaactaaGGAAGTAAATCAACCGGAGCTTCATATTGTTAATTATCTTGGAGATTCAAATCATGTaagtttttttttcataattttatttaatgataatgatagtgataattttagattttattaacaGTATATATTGTAATGACACTAAGtagaaacactacaagaaaaaagtcctgtcggcacacttttttcttgtcacgcttttaaagcgtgcccaaaaGTGGTTTATGGGCACACTTTTGCGAAGGTGGCCACTGATTTGTGATTTGGGCacgttttttttgccacgcttgaaAAACGTGGCCATAGAAGaaaatcggcacgcttttacgagggtggccacttatttaaaatttggccacgcttttttattgccacgcttgaaaagcgtacCTATAGAGAGAAATCGGTACGCTTTAAAAgagtgactaatttttttttaacagtcATATTTTTAAAGCGTGCCGATATACTGTGTTTATATAGGCACCCTCAAAAGCGTACCAATAGAGTGCCGCCCTATTTTTTACACACTTCACTTTTTTCTAAGTTAACTTTTAACCTATAGAAGTTATAACTGCTCATACACTTCACttttatttccaaattcattttTAACCTAGAAGATAACCTAAAAGCAAGCCATCGCACCCAGCAAGCCGTCGCACTAAGTTCATCACTGCCCATCGCCAAGGCCGTTGCACCACACAGCTCGCCGTCATGTTCATCTAACCCTCACACCCAGCCCTTCATCTAACCCTCACACCCATCCCTCTCTCTGTCGCACCCAACCCCGCGCCATCAACGATCTCTCGCACCCAACCCTCGCACCATCGACACAACCCTTGTTAGATTCGGAACCCTCCATCGGCGCTGCTCCGTCCACGCACTCAGTGGTCTCTGTCTCGGCGTGCCCTCCTACTCCCTCAGTGGTCTCTGTCTCGCAAACCCTCGTTGGATTCGGAACCTCAATCGTTGCTCACTCTATTTCGCAAACCCTCAATCGCCGATCCTCCCTCCGTGGTTCAGCACCCGTCGCGTTGCCGTCTCCCTCTCTGAAATCGTCGCGTCGCCGTCTCCCTCTCCCTCACTCGTCGCACCTTCGTCAGCCATGTTCAACGTTCGCAGTGCCGTGGTAAATTATTTGGTCAATTTTTTCCTTgatctaattatttgattttgaatttgattttcttggttcttcatttttttctAGATTTCTTTTTTGTTCTAATATGATCCGTCGTTTAGGGTTTTTTTTCCAAACTTTTTGACATTTGGTTCTGTTCTGCTGCAGCTGTGGTAGTGCTCAGCTACTGATATGTGGTGCTCATTCTTTGAGTTTATTCTTTGCTGAATCTCGTTTGGCAGAGAATACCTCTAGATTTTTTGCAAGGTGACAAATTTAGAGCAGCAACAGATAATTACATTAGGCCTCTCCTAACTAAGGTATTCAAGTTTCTTGTTAGCTTCAAATTATGCCTCGTTCAGGCTTTTCGAAGTTGATTGTGATTTCTTTCTTTTGTATTCTCTCCAGGGAGTTCCatctcttttctctgatctttcGTCTTTGTATAATCAGCCTGGGAAGGTCAGCTTTATCCCTTACATTTCTATCACTGAAAAACTATGAGatatttgattatattttttCTTCCATCATGTTATATAATGGAAGAAGATAAGCTTCCTATGGGTTCTGattgttctttttattcttttgaacTTTGTTCAGGCAGACATTTTGGAACAACttattcttgtattttttttcacAGCGCTCTTCAAGCTAAGGTATATTAAAGATCAGATAGCGAAGTAGGTAGCTTAATTGCTTCAGTGAATATAGGTTTTAAAGGCTAGCTAGTAATTAATTACTACTGTATATATAGATAGAGAGTGATGATGAGGAATTAGAAGAAGAGAATAATAATGaagcaaaggaggaggaggaggataacAATGAAGAAGGGAATTTAACAAACCCAAGTAGCAGCAGCACAGCATCAAgagaagggaagagagggagtggtGTGAGGCAATATGTGAGATCAAAGATGCCAAGGCTTTGTTGGACTCCTAATCTTCATCTCTCCTTTGTCCATGTTGTTCAGAGGCTTGGAGGTCAAGAAAGTAATTCCACTCTCAAACATTTGTAAGAATACACTTCAATTTGACTTGGGAGGAGTTCAATTTGATAAAATGGTCTGTTTCAATCTTTTTTTAAGTGATTCTTCTGTCTTGTGTCTATCTTCTGAGTATGCTACTATTGTAGGTTCCTTATCTAGGCAACTTTCTGTGCAAAGCAGTTTTGCTGAAGCTGCTGCAATGACAGTAAGTTTTGGACATTCATGGACCAGTTCTAGCTTTAGTTCTTGAGAAGTTGAAACCATATGGAGGCCTTCAAGGTAGGGTTTTGTATCATAGCTCATTCTTAATCCACTTTGTTGCTCCGGGTTAATGATTAACATGAGTATTcttatgtttattttctttccgATGCAATATTTGTGCTTAGAATCATTCGAATCTGCTAAGGCAATTTCAGTGGGTGCATCAAAAGGTGTTCAAAGGCTAGGAAATCAACTGCTAATGGTGTTACAAAACACGAAAATAAAGCTGCATCTTCGGTATGTTTGAGTTTGTGTTGGTTGATTGCTTTTAAGATAATAGAACTGAAAACATATTGTCACAAAACACTGTAGGAGTAGTGAGACAGGGTTGCTTGAGCTCAATTAACAAGTTTTGAATTTGGATTAGTTCTGCAAACACCACTGCCAATGCTTTAAACTCTGAAaacaacataaataaatatataaataattgaagTAGTTGTAAAATGTGTGAAgaggaaaggatttgattttgtgCTCCTAAATCCAAAAGATTGTAAGGTGGCAGTAATGGTTAGATACCAAGCTCTAAGAGCTTATTTCAAACCATATATTGCCTTGTTTAGTTTGCAAACAAGGTTTGAATTTAAGTAAACAAAACTAGGGAGTTGAGACATGTAAATAGTCTTTGTTAGATTTGCATTTAGAAAAGCATCATGAAAATTATACTGCTTCACTGCTCAACCTTTTGATAAAGCTATGATTAAGATTATTCTAATAGTTACAGGTTTGATAATAGGTGAGAAAACCTTATCAAAATCCACACCTGCTGTTTGTGTATATCTACAAGCAACTAACATTGCTTTATGCCTAAGAATGTTTGAGTTTGTGTTGGTTGATTGCTTTTAAGATTTGTTTGGCTTCCTAACTACTTGATTCATCATCTTGATTGTGGGCTGTTGCAACAAAGGGTGCTAGGTCTGAGCCTATCTCTGTCCAAGATATAACgcttcagtctcaagctttattAAATGTTAAGGATTCAAACAAGGAATTGCTAAGCTCTGTATACCATAATCTACTTTAAAATTCTGTGTGTTTCCTAACTGGATGCAGAGTTCAAACTTTTTTTTTGGCTAAGCTCTATATACATTTGATGTTTGCTAAGCTCTATATACATTTGATGTTGCTATTtatatatgtatcattttttacAACCTTTAATCCCATTAgctattattagtttattactttAAAGATTTGTAGGTTGCGTGAAGGTGTGGGTATAGCACCATGCAATGCTGCTGAATATCGTGCAGTGATATTAGGAATGAGATATGCTCTTAAAAAGGGATTTTCTTTTATCCGTATCCAGGGCGACTCCAAGCTTGTTTGCATGCAGGTTGGCCATCTTTTATGCTTACATCAGTTAGTTTATTCTGGTATACATGAGctatttttgttgttttctttatagtttgatgaaattttttatataattttgtatTATCCTGTACAGGATACGGGAACATACACTAGTTATTATAAAAAGGGGCtactaattttaattactaagTGACAAATTTGACATGATTGAAATTAGTACTGATTTTGTACTTTGTTGTACAGTTCTCATGCATACAGGTTACTGTTGCCCAACAGCTTCTACACCTCTAATAGCTATACAAGAGTTGCGTGCAACCATTCGTGTGCTACAAATTAGTCTAGATGTTGTTTAGGAattagattagattttttataacatagaattgtaatttttttaaatgtttattttgaaattagaatttgtttttttttaaatgttttattcatgttttatcATGTACATAATTCATATAAATCAATGGAAGAGTaattttttagtaatattttatttgaaagattaatttattagtatttctatttttcttatttttctttttttttatttgaaaaaggattAGGCCACGTTTTTGAAGTGCAAcgacaagtttttaatttttggcacgctttaaaagcgtggctgtatatCCATAtttcggcacgctttaaaagtgtggctaCAAGGTTATATATACAGTTACGCTCTTAAGCGTGCCAATAggtaaaagcgtggcaaaaagtaaAGCGTACCAATAGATCAAGAAAAGCGTACCGATAGATCAACCGGCACGCTGGCAGATGTGACCCTTTTAAAAGCGTgtcggtagctcaaaaagcgtggcgaaaaattATCGGTACGCTTTTTTGCACCTTTCGGTACACTTTAAAAACGTGGcaaaaagcttattttcttgtagtgaaattagaaattaaacatatatgtatgtattttattattaggtggttagaaatagaaataaaaataggaataaaccttgtatgtatgtatgtatggagATGAGATGAATGTTTGTTTGTTGAGATGAATGTTTGTTTGTTTGTACTGGTGATGAAGATGAAGCTCTCTGGGTAatgtatattatttaaaaaaaaagaaaaaaatatttgaaaaaatagtacattaaaaaaaagaaaggaaaatctGTACCTAATAAATTGGAATAGGGAGATATTaatatattgttgttgttattgtcagTGTTAGTAAtcgaatttaattaattattacgattaataataaaaattttattagttattttatttatgatcgttaattattatgattaataataaaattagtatatatactgtttgaataataataataataataataaattagtatGTTGTTtggtttataataataataataataataataaataataataatagaaaaattagtatgtatgttatttgaataataataataataataataataataataataataataataataataataaattagtatGGTACGTTTTatacgaataataataataataacaataataataatcataataatagttTAGTATGCtgtttgaatataataataataatgataataataataataataataataaaaaatttggtatggTTTTTTTTatacgaataataataataattacaataataataatcataataatagagAAATTAGTATGTATGTATGctgtttgaataataataataataataataataataataataataataataataataataataataatgtcgcCTTAACAAGTGCAGTGACTGGGAGATTGCGTGTACCCTTTAAGACGGAGTTGATACATTCCACAAGATTGGTGGTCATATGACCCTATCGGTAACCACCATCAAATGCCAAAGCATACTGCTCACGAAGGATCCGATCAAGCCAATTGGTGTAAGCCTCACCCCGTTCCTTTAATCGTTCATAGCGCATCTGGTACTCCCTGGTCGTCCTTGAATATCCTATGAAAAACATTCAGTCAACTATGAACACCAGTCTATTTTGATCGTGCTTACAATAAATTAAAAGTTCATTGTATACAAACTTACCAATGTTGACGATAAGCTTCTGCAGGTAAGGTGCTTTGAACTTCCTCAAGAAGTTGGACTCAATATGCCTGATACAAAATATATGGAAAGCTCTGGGAGGAGACCACGCCCCATTACTTCGTTCAATAGCTGACCTAATCGAATCGTGTCGATCGGAGATTAGTCCGACACCATCACGGGTCACCACATGTTGACGCAGGTTGCTCAGAAAAAAGTGTcatgcatcagaagtctctccctccactatggcaaatgcaataggcacgATGTTGTTATTACCATCTTGTGACACTGCAACCAATAAACAACCCTTGTATTTTCCATACAAATGAGTCCCGTCCACCTGCACCACTGGCTTGCAGTGTCTGAAGGCCCTTATAcaggggtaataactccagaagactcTATGTAGAACACGTATATCAGGAACCAAATCATCTCCCTGGTAAGCTGGCATTGTTTCAAAGTGAACCACTGCTGATGGCTCTTTGTggcacatggcctcaaaccatatcggCAAAGCTTCATACGATGCTTCCCAACTTCCAAAAATTGATTCGACCGCCTGCTGCTTTGCTAACCAAGCCTTGGGATAACTGATGGTGTAGTTAAACTTTGACTGGATATCAGCAATTACTGATTTCACCTTTATAGACGGGTCAACCTCTACCaacggctttattgcttctgcaactGTCTTGGAATCCAGCTTCGAATGGTCTTGAGAAATAGTAGACCTGGTACAAGTATGACTTccattgtacctccttatctCCCAACAGTACTTCTTCTGCATTTTGGTTACCCGGATCAACCAGTCACAACCATTCCCATATTCTATACATTTGGCATAGAATGTCGTCGGTTCCGACTCATATACCCGATAGTCCACACCTCTCcggatggtataatctttcattgCCTTGATTACTGCCTCCCTTGAGCTGAATTCCATCCCCACTGTGAACTCACCATCCGCCACAACAGGAGGGGCTACATACATCAAAAGTAACAAATGCTTCATTATGTACTCAGTAAGAAGTCCTTCATTACAACTCAATTAATAAACATACTTTACTAGGTAAGATCGTTATAGTCTTATTTTTCTCTATTCCATCTACGTAAACAACAATTAAAATATCATTCacaacaaataattattaattaataaaaaaatcaaacgctATGCTCACAAATGCCTGGTCACATATCACATACATTACTCATCTGACTTATCGATCTGCTACTTCAGAGATTCACGTAGCTAGCTAGGTTTACGCACCTGTATTCATATATTGCGGAAACTCCGGTGCGTGCATAGCCCCCAAATCCAACGACCGCATGAAAGAAGGCTCCTGAAACGGATGCGggtttgctagtgcatttgcAACTTCCGCCACATCTGCGTTCATGGCGCCAACAGCTTCTTCTTCGTCCTCACCTGGACCGACGATCTCAtagttactttcaaattcatcttcgctttcactattataatcttccaaCTCAATGTTACGGTCTGCTTCAGATTGCTCAAACTCAATATATAACTCGATGCACGATATTCGGTGGCGATTTTCCATGTACATTGAAAACATTTCCTGCATACTCGCTTCGTCCATCACATACTTGGTTTGAAATTGAACAAACCCGCCAAACACAGGTAAAGGATACCTGTACAAAATACACGATATTCTCCTACATCTTTGCGTgcctatcttctcacaaatcacacctttcAACTCCTCAAATGACAATGTGAacggaataacaacatctaatgGATTTTCACACACAAATTGAACTCCCTCATATGTTTGTAATAAGATCTGTCCGTAGTAATAAATCTTCAATACAACTCTATCATCCATAACACTATCTATTCCCAGCctcagaaattttttttataaaaatgaaagagaagaatcagagaagagaagagaagagaggagaagaggatgAACATTAGCGAACGAGGAAGAAATGGGGCTTCTGTGATACCACCATCCGCTTTTTGTGTTGACTAAGGGCAAATCGGAGGAACCGACCGCTGCACACCCAAATCGGTGGGACCGATTGGTGAACccggattaaaataaaattagaccacacacaaatcggtggcaccgatttCATACCCAACAGCCTCCTCCTTCCACAAATCGGTCCCACCGATTTTACCCCTCACTCACACAAATCGGTGGTACCGATTTCTCCTACTTCaaatcggtgccaccgatttcTTCCCCCCTAAATTCCAAAAACGCAGCGCCGTCATAACAGTGTAAATCACCCATAATCATCATATTCCAGCATAACTCACACCCCAATATCATATCTAAAAAAATGAGCCTAATGATAacctataaaaatttaaatcatgatatatataattaattctaGCAAAAAGCGACTAAATAATCCCTCCGTTTCATAATAATTCATAAAATATTTgtctaatttataatatttggtggtattaaattaatgttttttacctttaattacctataataataataataataataataataatataattttaaaaaagaaaataagtgtAATATtaactgaattttttttaaaaaaataatttgtttgtttacataattttctagaatttaattttaatatattttagtataaataatttagagcaatgctaggggccagcaatttttgtgattgttagccatcaactagccatcaatgatgatttgatggtgtgagattggtatgagatttcatccaatggctcacctttctctgctggttacatgctggccaaaattcaataaaactgctggctTCCTAGACTTTTCCTATAATTTATATGTGCgtctaattatataatattatgtccaccaaaataattactcttTATATTAACTATGTCTATGTAAAtagtcatttaaaaaaattaatataattaaacgatcacataattaattttttttgttggtttatatttttttttgttttagtttagaATGGCAAGAGTAAATTCATTATTAAGAGTATA is a window from the Arachis hypogaea cultivar Tifrunner chromosome 1, arahy.Tifrunner.gnm2.J5K5, whole genome shotgun sequence genome containing:
- the LOC112710742 gene encoding uncharacterized protein, which translates into the protein MDDRVVLKIYYYGQILLQTYEGVQFVCENPLDVVIPFTLSFEELKGVICEKIGTQRCRRISCILYRYPLPVFGGFVQFQTKYVMDEASMQEMFSMYMENRHRISCIELYIEFEQSEADRNIELEDYNSESEDEFESNYEIVGPGEDEEEAVGAMNADVAEVANALANPHPFQEPSFMRSLDLGAMHAPEFPQYMNTAPPVVADGEFTVGMEFSSREAVIKAMKDYTIRRGVDYRVYESEPTTFYAKCIEYGNGCDWLIRVTKMQKKYCWEIRRYNGSHTCTRSTISQDHSKLDSKTVAEAIKPLVEVDPSIKVKSVIADIQSKFNYTISYPKAWLAKQQAVESIFGSWEASYEALPIWFEAMCHKEPSAVVHFETMPAYQGDDLVPDIRVLHRVFWSYYPCIRAFRHCKPVVQVDGTHLYGKYKGCLLVAVSQDGNNNIVPIAFAIVEGETSDA